DNA sequence from the Colletotrichum destructivum chromosome 9, complete sequence genome:
ttgggggggggggagggggatggggcGACAAGGGTTGTCGAGCTAGCCGGAGCTGAGTTGCGGTGGGACAACCACCCCTGGGACGGGAATGCAGGTACGAACCCCATGTGAGCGGTTTTCTCGAGCCGTCATCTATGTCTATAACCGTCGATGTGTGTGGACTCTGTCTCGTGATGCCAAGTACAGCCGCAATTCGCTGCGTTGCGGATGCTTGACGCTTACTTGATCCTCGGAGTAGAAGTATCGGCTCAGGTGCTCTGGTGACTGCGAGGCGAGGATGCAGCATTGGCGTGTCGGGCCAATGGGGGTTGTCTGCTCGTTCATGTCTGCTGACTGTGCCGTCGATCGATTGAGTCGAGCTGTATGCAGTTGTCAGGCTTTTGGTTGCATGTTCATCTAACCACGGTGAGTGCTTCGCTTTGGCCAGTCGAAAATAAACGTagaggacggcggccaaTGGCGTTGAGCGCGTCGTATCCCATGATCAGTCGCTGACTTTTGCTTCTCGACTGTACCGTAGGCGACGCCAGCTCCCCGGCTTTTCAAGTCGTGTGCGTTTAtgttttccccccttccttcaAGTCTGACAATGGACCATGGTGCCGCCGACAGCGATGTGAGAAGGAGGTTGTTATGATGTTGAATGATTATTGTGTCTTTGGCCGAGGCAGCTTCAAAAGGGTCGTTGGCACGAGCTTGGGGCAAAGCGCTAATCACGTGTAAGTCTTATTGTGTTAACTGCGACGGGTTACTTCTCTGGAAAAAGTTGGGGGAGCCTTGGGACTCTTGATGTTAGTACGGAGGGAAAACGATCTATTAAACACAATGTTGAGTTATCCCCCGAGGTCAACGTTCCATAGTGCTCAAGCAATCCACTGCATACAGGCGAACCGGAACAACAAGCAATAATATCAAGCAGGACGACCACATTAGATCCGGGGATTGGAATCTTTGGAGGCCGTATCTACGGGGGGTCTGTTGCTGTTTGGCTGGCCAAACTCGACTAAAACGCGGGCACGACGCCGAAATCTAGCATTGTAATATACTTTCCGACATCCGCTCGGAAACGCATTGTTAGCTCGCGCTTTGAGAGATGCGGATGTCATGAATTCTCTTATTCCTGTCACTGGCTgaacccatccatccaagAGTGCGACGCCGTCCCTAACAAGAGAAGTAGGTTTTGAGCACGTCAGTTTCCTCGCTTGCTCCTTGGTAGATAGATAGCGCCAAAGTCTCTAGGCCGGCAGTCGAAGCATTCAAGGCTTCCAAATGCAGATTTCGTGAGAGGGAAGGAAAAGGGGTATCCCGTCTCGGTCGAGGCACTCAACTCGAGACCGCAACAGAACAAAATGCCAGCAAAACAATGAGCGGCGCGACACCCGAACAGGAATCAAGAAAAAGACGCAGCACTCTCCTCCACACGGAAGACGGAAAGTGTTGACAACCGTGCGGGAGGACcaacgtcctcgacgactGAAACCGCCCTGTGCTTTCGTGGGCGGCACCTTGATATCCATGCATAAGACCCCTCCTCTTCTATACATGCCCTGCGGGAGGGCGTTTCCAGCCTCCCCCCTCCAGGCCAAACCATTCCTCTGCCCACTTTACGACTCGACCTTGGGCTGGCTCACATCAGGATACACGTCGAATCGCCTCTGCGTGTTGATGGGGATGTTCCGCCTCGCCTCCTCAATCTTGTTCCCGTCCAGCTCCCaggcgacgatgccctccccctcctccgcctcaaCCAGCACGTTCGCCATGgggtcgacgatgaggcTGTGGCCCCAGGCGTGGTAGgtggcgccgaggtcgcgcGCAGGGCTGCACAGGGCGACGTAAATCTGGTTGTCGATGGCGCGGCCCTGTCCCAGCAGACGCCAGTGCATCGGCCCCGTCGTCAGGTTGAAGGCGCCCGGGTACACGAGCGCGAAGCAGCCCCTCCgcgcggcgatggcggcaagCTCGGGGAAGCGGATGTCGTAGCAGATTGCGACCGAGATGCGGCCGTAGCCGGGCAGGTCGACAACGGTGACGGCATCGCCGGGGCTCAGGACCTCGGACTCGCGGAAGGTGATCTTGCCGGGGATGTCGATGTCAAAGAGGTGCACCTTGCGGTGGGTGGCCAGCAGCGCGCCCTCGGGCGAGAAGACGAGGCTCGTATTGTAGAACTTGCCCGTCTCGCCGTCCAGCTCGGGGATGGAGCCGCCAACGAGGTAGGCGCCGCTCTcggaggccatggcggccagcGCGTGGAAGCTGGGCGACTGCTCCCGCGTGGGCGGTGAGGGCAGCAGGGTCTCGGCGTACTTGGGAAAGTAGTCGCAGCCATAGGGCGAATTGAAGCACTCCGGAAGCACGACGAtcttggcgccgtcgcgcgcggcctcgaggaccttggCGCGGGCATTGGAGAGGTTGGTCGCCTTGTCGGCGCCCGAGGCGAGCTGGATGCAGGCCAGCTTGACGGGCTTTTTGAGCAccggggaggcggaggcggttGTGGCGGTGGTCATTTTGCGAAAGGGCACGAGGCGGTGGGCGGCAGGGTTGAGGACGGAGGATGCAAAAGGGCGAAGGGTCCGTAGGACGAGGCGCATCGTTTGTTTAAAGGAATTGGGTTGTTcggacgggggcggcggaccGAAGTGACGTTGGAGGTTAGGTCGGGGAtggggggatggatggtgggGATTCGAGGTTGTGAGGAGCTTGGtggggcgggggaggagaaggcgatAACGGCGGGGTAGCTTTGCCCGCGCGACGGCTTCGCAATCGGAGCTCTCATCCCTGAGCTTCGGCTAACGGACAGTTTTTTGCACTGTGTGTGTCTGGAAGTAGTCGGGTAGTTTGTACAGTGCGAGAAACATCGAATGACGCCGAATTGTCCGATGCGCTTTGTCGGGAAAATGTGATGATCGGCCCCGGTCCGATCGGCCTTTGCGTCCCGTCCCGAGCGCCGGTGCTTGTCTTTAACCCcccctcatcttcctctcgCCCGTCGCGACACTGCACTCAGCCCAAGCGCTGTTTCTCGCGCCGTCAATGGCTTAGCTACCCGTTGTCGGTCTTCGATACGAATCTTTCATCATCGACTTCTTAATGTCTTCAGTGTCTTCAGTGTCGGCCGCTGCTACTGTCGAGCGTATGCCGCGATTGGGCCTGGTAGTTCTCCGCATCGTTTGCCCACGAAGTACACGTACCACCCGTCTAGAAACCCTCGGCGACAGCTCAAGGGCCGCGTAGCGTGGCAGACGGCAGCAGTCCAGATCCGCTCACAGGACCAACGGGCCCAAGACAAGCCTAGCATGATCAAACAGTCCTACTactcccccctctccccctgtGGCCCCTTCCGaagaggtggagggggaggaaagggTGGGAGGAAAGTTGGGGGCGGGAGGCAAAAGCAAGAAGCTCCGAGTCGTCCGTTCCTTTGCCATGTCTTTCGCCTCGTCGGCAATCCCcttatttttatttttattttgCTGCCTtcgcccccccttccaacGTTTTTGCTTCCTTCTTTTGTTTCCCCCAAGTTCGTCTGTTCGTGAATCCGTGCTTGAAACGCTCCAAGTGTGCTTACTTGGGTAGGCCTGGGGAGGATCAAGCGTCGCCGAAACAATGACAGCCTACCGTTGGGGCTTTGTCTATCTACGAGGGGGCCGCAGGTTTGGAGACCTCCGCATGGGGGACCAAGAAGGAGTGCAAATATTCTAGCTCTTACTTATTTTGGAGGCCAGAGTTAATGGCCTGATGTTGTCAATGCGAAGCTCACACGCATACGATACGCGACAGGATTcggcttttttttttctcttcgaGGCAAGACTGTCCCATTTGGGGCACTTCGTTCTTTGGATGATTTTTAACATGTTTTGTCCAGTGTTTGTAttctccttcgtcttctgctccctctcctctcggACAAAGATGAGATGCTTGCTGCGCAACCGCTGCGCGCCATATGGCCTTCGCGACACCGTCCAAACATACATCTTTCCCAGACCCAAAACGCGGGCGACGAAACTTGAAACACTTGATTAGGTATCAATCCATCGCCCTCAACAAcataaaaaaaaaatgaggaaagaaaaaaagtaCCCGATTTGCCAGAAAAACATCCTCAGCCCAGCCTCTCTCTGGGATGCTTTCGTTTCGTCTCATTTGAAGCACCTTTTGCAACCTCCATTTCCCAACCACCACAAGCCTTATTCTGCCGTAAGGCTCAAACCAAGGGCCAATCGCAGTGCTCTGCTCTTCTATTGGCTTTCAACACACGGTGCCACCGGTCCGTCGCATAAGCAAATAGCATGCGAAAAAATGGCTAAAGTGTTCCAGCCGCCCATTTTGCAGAAACTCTGGGAAGACCAACGCCGGCATATGGACAGTAGATGATGAGAGATTAAAAACAGAGAAATCCGAGTAATATACATCCATATCGGTTTCAGGAGCCTCGCTGGGCTCGTTGGGCTGTTTATGACGCGGAAAGCTGGCGTTGGCACGTGCGCGCTCGTGATCCTACAAGACGTCGGATGCCGTGGATgaagggcgccgccgcacGGAGCCAGGACAGGATTGAGATTGAGGCCGAAGTGGGCCGCGGGTATCGATTAGAGTCGGCATGTTTCAAGCACGCCGAACGGATAGTGTAGGTTGATTTGGGACCACAGGGTGGTTAGATTATCGCAGGCTCTGCCTTATAGTATCAGTTGTTTCAGATTGCGCTGGATGATCATGTCCTGGACCGAGCCCATGGTGATTTTGAGCAGGTTCGTGTCTGTCGCGTTGGTGAAGTGCCCGTAGATTTCCTTCTCCGTGTTTCTGTTTAGGGCGCGGAACTTGTCCAAGAAATATTTGCTGGCAGACTTCCAGTCTTCGGCTGGACCGTGGTAGTCTGTGAAGCCGTGTGATGTGATGGGGTTGTTAGGTAATTTTTCCTTGAACAGATCCATCttgttgaggaagaggataAGCGCAGACTTGGTAAACCAGTGCGAGTTCGCAATGGACTCCCACAACATGAGTGCTTCGTTCATTTGGTTCTAGTAGGGACGTGATCAGCTTGGCACGGGGAAACGCGACATGGGCACACATACGCCGTCTTTGTCCTCAACTAAGCATTGGTCGTAACCgctgatggcgacgaggaaaagCAGGCAGTTGACGTTTTCGAAGCAGTGAATCCACTTCTTTCGTTCCGAGCGCTGACCGCCGACATCGAACATGCGGTATGTCAGCTGGCCCAGGTCGAAGACCGTTTCGGTGATTCCCGTCGTTCGCAATCTCGAGCGCAACAAATCTTGGTCTGTCGGCACGTAGCTCTGATCCCAGATACGATCCAAATCGTCGCAAAAGCTAGCTGTGTCAGCGACCGCTTCCGTCACGGCGTAGGGTCGAGCTTGGGTGCTTACTATGCCAAATTGTCGTGGAGAGCAAACTCATTGCCCTTGGCAATGGCTTGCTTAACACCACCATCGAACCAAAGCTCCTTTATAGGTTGAAGGTAATCGCGCGGGAGGGGATCCTGGGCGTTGATCTCGTGTTCCACCAGTATATGCGCCATGTGCTTCTACAGAGACACGCAAAGTGTTAGCCCGACCGTTTGGTTCCTTGTCTGCACCAGTCGCCGAGTCTCGCGCAATTGAAGCACGCGATTGGTCTTGTCGGGGGGAAGGGAGTGTGCTTGCCTCGTTTTCGGGGTTGCTAAACTCGATTCCCATCTCGGTCATGGCATCTTGAATTAAGCGGAAAGATTGGACAATgttgttgaagacgacgGGCTTCCATTCGAGTTTCTCGTTTTTGCTGAAGCCTTGGGCGTAGATCAATTTCATCTGCTTCAGCACGGTAGACTTTCCAGACTCTCCGGCACCTGTCGAGGGAAAACCAGTCAGCGGACAGGCCAGGAGGCATCACGAGATGGACGGTCGCGTTGGCATACCCAGCAACAAGAGCTTGACCTCCTTTGACAgtttcttctcgtcctggCGAATCAGACGATCGAGGTCCCGCGAGCGGGCAGCGCTGCCGTCATCCTGTTTTCGAGCCCCGAAACACATTTCTATTCTTATTCTGTTGTGGCCGATTGACAACAGCAGTTGTTGAGAAGCAAACCGATAGGACAAGCGCTCGAGAGGTggaaaaataaaataaaataaaggAACGCGGCCCGTCGGTGGATGGAGAGTGGGCGAAAGTGAGGATGCGAGGTAACGGCGGCGGACCAGTGAAgatggtggaggtggtgaagaagaaaaagaaaaaaaagatgaCCAAGACGAAATCGAGGTGGGTAGAAGACAGGCCGATAGTCTGGGTAACGAGAATTTTGGGGAATTGGCGTCCAGGGAGTGCGTAGTCTCGCAATGATCCGAGGGTTGTAATTCGAACGTCGAGAAGATCAGACGAGAGAGGAAGCCCAGAGTTGGCCAAGCCAGACAAGGAAGCAGATAGAGAcggtcgagtcgagtcgcAGGGCAGTTTGACAAcctcggaggaggaaggaggaggaggtaAAGGCGGATGGGGCGCGATTGCAGAGTGCCTGTCTATTACCTTTTGAGCACGGAGTAGCGTAGGTGCTAGGTCGGTAGGTAGGTAATGGTAAAGTAGGTATGTGAGGAATGGAGCCGTGGTGGGTGGAGGAAGCTTTTGTCGGTTTGAGAAAAGCCCCACACTGTCTGCAGGCACGTTCCTCGGCAAGTGGGTGGGTAGGTAGGAGGTACCTTTAACAGCGAAGGCAACACGATATGTACGGATTGGGAGGAGTAAGAGCTCGGAGGGAAGGACAGGCCgaaaaagagagggaaaaagaaggaaaaagaggaggagaagggccgCTAAAGAGTCCTGTGGCGTTCGTAGAGGACGCCCGGAAGGCTGCGGGTTGCTAACGCTAATCCCTCTGATCTCTGTGTTTTGGCTGCCCGGTGAGTGCAATGGCGTGTCAGGGGAAAGACTAACGTGCTAGCGCAGAAAacggagaaagaaaagaaaagcgggcgacgaagacgacgatacAAGTAGACGATGTAGGGAAGAAGGATTGGGAGGACAAGACAGGATGAGGGCTTCGCCgaaagggaagaaggcgaagatgaggaagggggaaaagcaGAGAGCAGCGAGGTTCAAGGGTTCAAGGGGttcaagaagcaggaggcATATTAAGGTATCCTTAGATATGCACGCACGAATAATCCATTGATGAATGATGAATGGAGGCAACCTCACACTTCAAGGTGCATCGACGAGGGTGCGAGTACGTACCGCACTGGGTTAtccacctacctacccatACCCTGCCTCAACTCAGGTATCCATATGAGTAGGTAGGTCATCGACGAGACGACAAGGTAGGAGGTACATTATCGCGTCCCTTCGCCTTCCACTGTACCTCATTGCGAACCCAGCTTGCAGGTACACTGCTGGATGCAGTGGCTGCTACGGGCACGCTGCAGACACTGCAGTCTTCGACAGCTTGGACAGGCAGGCAAGCCAACAGGGCAGAGCTGGAGTGACTTGTGAGTTGGACGCAGAAGAACAAGGCAGTGCGAGTTCAGCCAGCGGCCGATATTGTTGTTGCTGTAATTTTTCTTTTCCACAGAACTTGCAACATCGGCCAGCTACTCAATTTGAGGtgcacagcacagcacagcacagcaacAGGACTTTACGACCAGGAAACAGCAGTACGCACAAAGCTCTCAGTTCTCAGTGGCTGCGCTGCGCTGGTACATACATCTCCAAACAACTGAGTACGTACTGAGTTCTGGACCTGCTGGGTCCAGTAGACGATGTTATGAGTGGGGGCGTCCTTTCACGTACCTGATGGGTATTTTTTGCTCGATTCGTTTTGCGACACTGGCCCTTCTTGCCAGCAAGATACTATTGAAGAGACTTGGCAAGTACTTGCTTCAGGATTATTCTACAACGCACTCATGTTGAGGGCAAGCCACATCCAGTGCCCCCGTCGCTCCCACGACGGATCATACGTCCCACCTTAGATTCCAGTCCTCACAACCTCACCTCAACTTTCCTCACTGGACGCATCTAGAATGAGTGCAGTGTTGCTGATGGCGCGGGCAGATCCCTCCGTGGAAACAAAGACAAGCattccatcatcatctcaGACATCTCATCCGTCACTAAGTCAGCCAGTCTCCCAGTCTACCGGTCCATTCATTGCTTATTCTCCCGACTCTTCCGACTCTCCCGCGACCCTCCCCTTCGCCATTTGGCTCGCTCAGTCTCTCGCACGACACATGCCGCACCGACATTATGACCGCGGCCGCGCTTCCAACACGCAGGATACGCAACCACAAGCTTTCTGACagtgtcccccccccctcttcccaaGGTGTCTGCGTCCGAATAAAAACGCACCCCCATTACCGGCTTGAACTTGTGTCTGCAGAAGCTCTTTCAACTGTTGTTCGACGCCCATTCTGGTGCGGATGCACGGTGCCGGAGCCTGGGTGCCCTAGAGATGCAGGTTGCAAGCTGCAAactgtccccccccccccatgaCCGCAGGGCAAACTACCGGCATATGGCAAACAACCGATCAGGGACGGGACACACGCCATGGACGATATATTGCCGGACCATGGGCTGCACATGGCCGTGTGTGGATGTTGATTCAGTCAAGTCGATCCGCCacacgctgctgctgtcgtctctcttctcctggCGCACCCTACGACCAACCAATGCAGTAACACACCCACCATCACCTGACGATTTCACCTCGACATGTTTCAAACCCAAAGATCCGTAGCCTCCGCGTCTAATGTTTAGTGCAGCACGGATAGCCGTTGTGTATATCTGTACACTATTACCTGACGTACATGAGGCAGGCTCGCGGAGACCCGATAGCCCACGATTCAACATTGTTAGTAACGTCAATGCATCAACTGATGGCCCCTATCGAGCCTTCATTTCGTCGTCTCCATTATCTAAACAGAGTCTCCATAACATTTAGATGGGTAGGAACTCGGTAACCTGGACTGAGCAAGCAGTGCCGCCATCATGGTATTTCGCAGACCTGGAGCCACCCCGATCCCTGGACCCCTGCGTACCACCAGATCGCTGCCGCACAACCCCAATCGGGCCCCTACTCCGGAAACGCCTCGTGCGCGCCGCCTagcccttcttcatctttcATGGTCGTGGAGTGATGCGGTGCCTTGCGTCGCTCGCTTCTCGTAGTGCGCGAGAACACAAACACAACTCGCCTCTCAGGCTCTCCAGACTCTAGCACAACCGGCAAAAGCCAGCAGAGATCGTGGCTGCATTTGCTTGCGGAACTGCGTCCCGCTCGTCCCACTTCAGCAACGCCTCTTTCGTCGTTTCCAGACGTAGCGCTGCTCGCCACACAGCCATCGGGCAATCATTTCCCTTCATCTGTCACAATGCTCTTTACCACCTTCTGCAGATTGTTTCCGCTTCCGATGATGGCCCTTTCATCTTGGGGAAGAAGCCTTCCACCGTACCCGAGCTCCATGTAGTATATGGATACGCTGCATTGTACTCACTGCACAACCATGCATCATGCTGGCCCTTGGTTTCGAACAGCGGGGCTCTGGCCGAACACGTCCGCTCTCTCTCGACCCCTGATTCATGCGGTTACAACGCTCACAGCAGCGCACGAATCTCTCGCTTTATCCTAGAGTCACATTCTGTCAAACAGGTCCCCAATAATAATTCGGATCAGCGTTGCAGACCCCAGTGGGAAGATTGATCATTGGCTTTACGGGCTACTGACCAGTGACGGTTCATTGGGAAAGGGGAGGTTCTGCAGCACCCATGGCAAGAGGCCCGCAGAAACGACGGCTCTGGCGAGCTGGGATCCTCCTGGCCGTCAAGGCATGACAGCAACAGGGGGTGAGAGTCGCAGACATGTACCTGTACTCGGTAGCTCGTCTCACTCGACGACAGGGGGCTCGTTTATGGACGGATTGCACAACTCATGGCATTCTAGCGGGGATCTGATccacggccgtcgacgggaCAGATCAGCGCAAGTTTCTAGAACGTCAATGACCTGTTGCGGTTTCTGATGCTccatcctgctgctgctgctgctgctcaacACGGTAAGGCACGGgcatcgacctcgccgaaAACCTGCCCGAAATAGTCGAAATAGCCCCTTTACAGCCACTCAGGACTTTGCACAACCGTCCCAAAATTGTTGCAGGCAAGCAACCGTATGCATTAGAGCCTCAAGTCAACGGCGGCCGACGCGAAAACCAAGCTTGCGAGGTCGGGCGCCCCGCTGAAGCTTTTGAATCGTCACTCGGACCTTGTGGCCAGGCCCCTATGATGCGGAAGAAACGGATGAGGCTTGGCCCAGCCATCCTTCCGAGGCTCAGCAGCGAGACACAATGTTCCAGCCCGTCATGCTCGATCAGTCAATTACAAGGCGCGGCGCAATGGGTTGCTGCCGAGGAAGGCTGTGTGTTCAGCCATTGCCGGATGCGGCTCATCAGGACACAACGGCCCAGTATCGTTTCGAATTCGAGGGACAGCCAGTTGGAAGGTCACCATTCGACAAGAAAGCAACAAAGACAACATTCCTGCCGGGCTTCTGGGCGGGCGGATGGTACGCAAGTTTGTGGAAATAGTCTCTAGCTTCGTCTAATATCAGGCTGCGATTCGATGGGTGGTGGTATGATGGACGCCAGCAGCCGACAGCGAGAAGGCAGGCTGCAACTGGGAGAAGGAAAGGCAAAGACTCGCGGACCGTCTTTCAAACATCACCACAGGGTCACGGTAAGCTTCGGGCTTTTGTCACACGATGCACCGCATGGACTGGCTCCCCAAGTCTATTCAAGGTTTCTGAGTCTGCACATGGCATCACATCGGCGCACTGGGAATTGCTGGAAAGCATTAGCCGGGAGAGATGGTGGCATGCTGTCTCTCTTCACGTCTGTATTTGGGGCCAGCCCTGCCAAATATTTTTTTACTTTATGCGGGACCAAAGCAACACTGCGAGGTTGTGACAGCCGATGAGTAGTAGCATGTGTCGTTTGAGGTTTTGTAGGTTAACCTCTTGGCAGCAGTGGCGCCTGCGGATTGGAAGCAAGACATAGTTTAGCAGGGTTTAATAATCGCCATTTCGACAACACCGTATAAGGTATGTGGTAACAAACCACGGTGCAAAACTCGGCAGTTGTTAGATAAGGTACCCTCGGGCTACCTAGACGCGACTCAAGCCTTCACCTTTACATTTCTTGCGTTACCCATGGAGGCTGTTCCCAGCTTTCTGCAAGTCATGGCTCACTTCGAATGTTTAAACCTTGTGGTACATGCATGCTCAGGTATTACAGCAGACAGTAACTGGCGGTCAAATCTTGTAAAGAAAAGAGTGACTTTGCCGATGAGTCA
Encoded proteins:
- a CDS encoding Putative carbon-nitrogen hydrolase: MRLVLRTLRPFASSVLNPAAHRLVPFRKMTTATTASASPVLKKPVKLACIQLASGADKATNLSNARAKVLEAARDGAKIVVLPECFNSPYGCDYFPKYAETLLPSPPTREQSPSFHALAAMASESGAYLVGGSIPELDGETGKFYNTSLVFSPEGALLATHRKVHLFDIDIPGKITFRESEVLSPGDAVTVVDLPGYGRISVAICYDIRFPELAAIAARRGCFALVYPGAFNLTTGPMHWRLLGQGRAIDNQIYVALCSPARDLGATYHAWGHSLIVDPMANVLVEAEEGEGIVAWELDGNKIEEARRNIPINTQRRFDVYPDVSQPKVES
- a CDS encoding Putative G protein alpha subunit, helical insertion, with the protein product MCFGARKQDDGSAARSRDLDRLIRQDEKKLSKEVKLLLLGAGESGKSTVLKQMKLIYAQGFSKNEKLEWKPVVFNNIVQSFRLIQDAMTEMGIEFSNPENEKHMAHILVEHEINAQDPLPRDYLQPIKELWFDGGVKQAIAKGNEFALHDNLAYFCDDLDRIWDQSYVPTDQDLLRSRLRTTGITETVFDLGQLTYRMFDVGGQRSERKKWIHCFENVNCLLFLVAISGYDQCLVEDKDGNQMNEALMLWESIANSHWFTKSALILFLNKMDLFKEKLPNNPITSHGFTDYHGPAEDWKSASKYFLDKFRALNRNTEKEIYGHFTNATDTNLLKITMGSVQDMIIQRNLKQLIL